Within the Petrotoga mexicana DSM 14811 genome, the region AGACATATATGTGACCGTATCGCTGTAATGTACGCCGGAGAATTTGTAGAGATAGGAAATATGAAAGATGTAATCTTCGATCCTATTCATCCTTACTCACAAGCATTAATGCAGTCTATTTTGGTCCCTGAAAAAGGTATAAAAGGTAAAAAACTGCCAAGTCTTCCTGGGTCACCACCTGATTTAAGGAAAATTCCAAAAGGATGTAGGTTCGCAGATAGATGCCCTTTGGCAATTGAAGATTGTAAAAAAGAAGATGTCACTTTAACTAAAGTAGGAGAAAGATCTGTAAGATGCATTAGAATAAACCATATTTTAACACAAGGGAAGAAGGTGACACCGTATGTCTAATCACTCAAGTGAAGATATAGTAAAAGTTGAGAATTTGACCAAAATATTTGGAAGTGGAAAAAAAGCTGTAAAAGCGGTAGATAACGTCACTTTTTCTATAAAAAAAGGGGAAATCGTCTCTCTTGTTGGACAAAGTGGAAGCGGAAAAACAACGGTAACTAGACTAATACTCAGGTTGTTAAAAGAAACAAAGGGAAAAATTATTTTTGAAGGTCAGGATATAACAGGTTTAACAGGGAAAGAAAAAAAGCTTTACTGGAAAAAAGTGCAAGCAATATTTCAAGATCCCTACGCCTCGTTCAATATATTTTCCCCGGTAAAAAAAGTTTTAATAGATGCTTTCAAGTTATTTGACAACAGCTTCACGAAACAAGAAAAAATGGCAAAGGTTTACGAAGCTTTGGAATCAGTTAATCTAAGACCTGAAGAAGTAGCAGATAAATATCCTTTTGAATTAAGCGGTGGTCAAAGGCAAAGGATAATGATAGCAAGGGCTCATTTGATAAAACCAAAATTACTTTTAGCTGACGAACCAACTTCTATGATCGATGCAAACTTAAGATCGGGGATTTTGGAGTTACTGTTAGGTTTAAGGGATACGGAAGGTACAACTATCATGTTCGTAACCCACGACCTTGGGTTGGCTTACTATGTCAGTGATAGACTTTTCATCATGCATGAAGGGAAAATAGTAGAAAGGGGAGATGCTAATAAAGTAATAACGCAACCCGAACACCCATATACAAAACAATTAATGATGGATGTACCAAAACTATCGGAAGAATGGATCTTAAAATAACATAGAATGAAATGTGGGTGGGCTGCGGGGCGAAGGGGAGCTAAGGTAAGTTTTTGAGATTGTAAAAACAATAAAAACAACAACATAGGAGGAATAAAAATATGTCTGAAAAAGTTTTTCCAAAGGATTTCATGTGGGGAGCAGCTACTGCATCTTACCAAATAGAAGGTTCTCCTTTAGTAGATGGAGCTGGTTCTTCGATTTGGCATAGGTTTTCTCATACACCAGGAAATACATATAATGGAGACACTGGAGATGTTGCAGACGATCATTATAACAAGTACAAAGAAGATATTGCTTTGATGAAAGAGTTAGGATTAAAAGCGTACAGGTTTTCTATATCTTGGCCAAGAATTTTCCCATACGGTAAAGGTAAAATCAACGAAAAAGGTGTTGATTTTTACAATAGATTGGTTGATGAATTACTCAAAGCAAATATAACCCCTTTTGTTACATTGTATCATTGGGATCTACCTGCAGCTTTACAAGATCTGGGGGGTTGGACAAACAGAGACATCGCCTATTGGTACACCGATTACGCAGATTACATGTTTCAAAGATTTGGTGACAGAGTAAAAAATTGGATTACTTTAAACGAACCTTGGGTAATGGCATTTGTTGGACATTTTATGGGTGAACATGCGCCTGGAATGAAAGACCTTTACGCCTCTTTCTCAGCTGTCCACAACCAGTTGCGTGCTCATTCAAAAACAGTTAAAGCGTTCAGAGAAGAAAATATCAAAGAAGGAAAAATTGGAATTACTTTATCAAATACTTCCCATGATCCCGCTGCGGATTCACAAGAAGATATAGATGCCGCACGGTTGGCACATGAATGGTCAAATTATCCATTGTTTTTGAATCCAATATACAAGGGTGACTATCCAAAGGGGATAAAAGAACATGTCTCTGAGTTTTTACCTCATAATTACGAAAATGATTTGGAAGAAATAAAAGAAAAAATCGATTTTGTAGGCATCAATTATTACTCTGGAGATCTTGTCAAGACCGATACAAAATCATTTCTAGGTGGGAAAACCGTTGAAAGAGGCCTTCCAAAAACAGAAATGGGATGGGAGATTTACCCTGAAGGTTTCTATAAAATACTAAAAGGAGTTCAAGAAGAGTACAATCCAAAAGAAGTGTATGTAACTGAAAACGGTGCTGCTTTTGATGATAAAGTAGTCAACCAAGAGGTACACGATGAAAAAAGAATAGAGTATTTAAAGCAGCATCTTGAACAAGCATTAAGAGCGATTCAAAATGGAGTTACGCTAAAAGGATACTTCGCCTGGTCCTTATTAGACAATTTTGAATGGGCATGGGGCTATTCAAAGAGGTTTGGAATAGTGTACGTTGATTACAAAACTCAAAAAAGGATTATAAAAGATAGCGGCAAATGGTATTCACAGGTTATTAAGAATAATTCTTTTGAATTCTAATCTTGTTTTTAAAAGAATAGGCTTTTTTAATAGTAAACCAAAGGATGTGAAAAAATATGGAGAGAGACATAAAGAAGTTGATTTCTCAGATGACGCTTGAAGAAAAGGCAAGTTTATGTTCAGGCTTAGATAATTGGCACACCAAACCTATTGAAAGGTTAGGGATACCTTCAATTACGATGAGTGATGGACCTCATGGTTTAAGAAAAGAAGCTAACACCAATGACGAAGGTATGTTGAAAAGCAGCGTACCCGCCACATGTTTCCCAACAGCCGCTACAGCAGCTTGTTCATGGGATAGAAAATTAATAGAAGAAGAAGGAAAAGCCTTAGCTGAAGAATGTCAAGCTGAAGAAGTCGATATTATACTAGGTCCCGCTATTAACATTAAAAGGTCTCCATTGTGTGGAAGAAATTTTGAATACTTCTCTGAAGACCCATTCTTATCAACAGAGCTGGTTACAGCATATATAAACGCTGTACAAAGTTATGGAGTAGGAACTTCTTTGAAACATTACGTCGCAAACAATCAAGAACACAGAAGAATGAGTGTAGATGAAGTAATAGATGAAAGAACCCTAAGAGAGATTTACTTAGCAAATTTCGAAGGGGCGGTAAAAAACGGCAAGCCTTGGACGGTAATGTGTTCTTACAACAAAGTGAACGGTACGCATGCTTCTGAAAACAAATACTTATTGACAGATATACTGAAAAAAG harbors:
- a CDS encoding ABC transporter ATP-binding protein; this translates as MSNHSSEDIVKVENLTKIFGSGKKAVKAVDNVTFSIKKGEIVSLVGQSGSGKTTVTRLILRLLKETKGKIIFEGQDITGLTGKEKKLYWKKVQAIFQDPYASFNIFSPVKKVLIDAFKLFDNSFTKQEKMAKVYEALESVNLRPEEVADKYPFELSGGQRQRIMIARAHLIKPKLLLADEPTSMIDANLRSGILELLLGLRDTEGTTIMFVTHDLGLAYYVSDRLFIMHEGKIVERGDANKVITQPEHPYTKQLMMDVPKLSEEWILK
- a CDS encoding GH1 family beta-glucosidase, with product MSEKVFPKDFMWGAATASYQIEGSPLVDGAGSSIWHRFSHTPGNTYNGDTGDVADDHYNKYKEDIALMKELGLKAYRFSISWPRIFPYGKGKINEKGVDFYNRLVDELLKANITPFVTLYHWDLPAALQDLGGWTNRDIAYWYTDYADYMFQRFGDRVKNWITLNEPWVMAFVGHFMGEHAPGMKDLYASFSAVHNQLRAHSKTVKAFREENIKEGKIGITLSNTSHDPAADSQEDIDAARLAHEWSNYPLFLNPIYKGDYPKGIKEHVSEFLPHNYENDLEEIKEKIDFVGINYYSGDLVKTDTKSFLGGKTVERGLPKTEMGWEIYPEGFYKILKGVQEEYNPKEVYVTENGAAFDDKVVNQEVHDEKRIEYLKQHLEQALRAIQNGVTLKGYFAWSLLDNFEWAWGYSKRFGIVYVDYKTQKRIIKDSGKWYSQVIKNNSFEF